ATGCCGGCCAGCATCTGATAGCTGCTCGTGCCATCGTGCGAGTTCAGCAGCACGATTTCATTGGCTTCCGCGCCGTTGATCTGGCTGGCGTGGCGCAGGCGAATCATGTGCTTGGTGTGCTCGCGCTTGCCTTCGTCGCGCACGCGGGTCTGCGTCACCATGAAGGGCTGGAACCCTTCTTTGCGAAGCTCGGTCAGCACTGCGGCGGTGGGGATGTAGCTGTACCGCTCGGAGCGGCTTTCATGCGGCGCGTCCGCGAAGATGGACGGCGCTACGCGGTGAATCTGGTCATCGGACAGCGGGTAGTCACTGCGCAGCGAGGGGGAGCGGGAAGCGAATCGGGATGCGAGTTGCATTTCATTTCTCCTGACAAAGAAAAAAGGGTTTGCTGTTCACCGCACACCGGATTCCTAGATTCGGAGCCCAGCCTTTCGGCTGTTTGGTGCGGTCGGCACGAGGAACCCGGTTGGCCCTGTTGCCACCGTCTTTCCTGAGTTCATCGCCCGCGACGGTCAGGAGCGCGCGAACGGGTGCCGTCAAGGAGAAAAGCGCAGGGTTGGTGCGGCCCGCAGGCGCAGCCGAGGACACGGCCCTGCGCGCCTTGATGGCACACGGGCGCGGGCTACAGTCGCGGACAAGGTGATGAAGTCAGGGGAGACGGCTGGACATGGCAACGGCCTTCCCCTTGCGCTGACTGCACGGCAAGCGAAGCGCGCAGGCCCGGATCTGGAAGCCGGGCCGAAGGCGTCAGCCGAGCGGAGCGAGGGAACGATGGAAGCCCGACAGGGGCGAGACGCCGTAGGCGGCTCGATGCGCTACGCGCACGACAGCGCGACCGGCCATCTCCCAGGTGGCCGGGGACGCTCAGACCTCAGAGTCCAATGAGCAGCACACCCGAGATCGGCCCCATGACCCAGGCATGAGCAGGTTGGCTGCACTGTCTGGCCGAGCTGGCGCAGCCGGTTCGGCGGTATCGAGGGGCGCCAAGCATCGCGCGGCGGGGATAGCCCGCAGGGCTTTCCCCTGGAGGCAAGCGAAGCGCGCAACGCCGCAGGCGTGAAGGCATCGCACGCACGAGTGGGATGCAAAAAGGGGCGTCTGCCGACGCCCCAAGGCCGGGTCAGACAACGATGCGCCAGGCCAGTCGCGCATCGCGCGCAGGCGCTCAAACGCTTGTTAGCCCGGAAGACTATGTGTCAGCGGAACAGCATGCGGGCCTGGATTCACTCGACGCATCCATGAACGCCGCGAGGATGGCGCAGTCGTGCGAGGTATCGCCGTCGCAGCGCGCACGCAGCGCCACCAACTGGCGATCCAGATCGCGCAGCGCCTTTAGGCGCCGCCGTACATGCACGATGTGCTTGTCCAGCAGCGCATCCACCTGGGCGCAGGACTGGGACGGCGCAGCCGCGAAGGCCAGCAGTTCGCGGATTTCCGGCAAGGGGATGTCCAGCGAGCGGCAGTGCCGGATGAAGCGCAGCCGCTCCAGATGGCGCTCGGCATAGAGCCGGTGATTCGAGGACTCACGCGCCGGGGCTTCCAGCAACCCCTCGCGCTCGTAAAAGCGCACGGTCTGTACGTCGCATTCGGCCCTGGCGGCCAACTCACCGATCTTCATGGCTTGCGTCCCTGTCTTGGCTCTTCAACGAGCCGCCTTCATCAGCGTGCGCAGATCCTGCGCAACCTCCTGCGGCGTCTGCTCGTGCCGGACTGCCAAACGCAGCCGCCCCTCGACATCAAGGATGTAGGTCAGTGCCGTGTGGTCCATCGTATAGGCGTTGCCCGTTGGCACCCTGGCGTAGTGAATCTTGAATTCCCTGGCGACCGCCTCGGTGGCCTGAGCGTCCCCGCGCAGAGCGATGAAGCCGGGATCGAAGGCGGCGGTGTAGCTGCGCAGGACTTCGGTCGTTTCGCGCTCGGGATCGACCGTGACCAGCAGCACCTGCAACTTGTCGGCGTCCGGCCCCAGCAGCCGGCGTACTTCGACGGCTCGCGCCAGCGCGGTGGGGCACACGTCGGGGCACTGCGTGAAGCCGAAGAACAGCATCACATAGCGGCCCTTGAACTCATCAAGCGTGCGTGTGCGGCCTCCTGGATCCTGAAGCGCAAAGGTGCGTCCGAAGTCCGCCCCCGTCAGATCGATGGCCAGGTAGCTCGGCGGACTGCGTTCACAGCCGGCCAGCGCCAAAGCCACCATGGCGCCGCCGGCCATGAGCCAGCTTCGGCGTCCGCTGCGCCTGTGCCACTTGCCGCTCATCGCGCCTGGCGGATACGCTCCGCCTCACTTTTGACCATGTCGAGCAGCACGCGCGGGTCCGGCTCGGGCAACGGCTTGCCGTTGACGAAGAAGGTGGGCGTGGCGCGCACGCCCACGGCCTTCAGGTCCGCCACGTCCTGTTCCAGCAGCTTGTCCACTGCGCCGGTATCTACGTAAGCGCGGGCCTGTTTCAGGTCCAGGCCAGCGGCGCGCGCGAACTCCCAGGCCCGCTCGGTGGCCGGGGTGCTGTGGCTGGCCCATACTGGCTGCGATTCCATCAGCGCATCCATGATCGGCTCGAAACGCTGCTGCTGGCGCGCCGCTTCGAGGATCTGCACACCGGCAA
This portion of the Comamonas flocculans genome encodes:
- a CDS encoding SCO family protein, which translates into the protein MAGGAMVALALAGCERSPPSYLAIDLTGADFGRTFALQDPGGRTRTLDEFKGRYVMLFFGFTQCPDVCPTALARAVEVRRLLGPDADKLQVLLVTVDPERETTEVLRSYTAAFDPGFIALRGDAQATEAVAREFKIHYARVPTGNAYTMDHTALTYILDVEGRLRLAVRHEQTPQEVAQDLRTLMKAAR
- a CDS encoding DsbA family protein, which codes for MTRRTTVILTALVALVAFAAAVFLYQRHERQQMTEQAAAQFDVMVREHSPVLGPVTAPVTIVEFFDPACEACRAFYPYVKQILAAYPKDVRLVIRYVPFHREPSIAGVQILEAARQQQRFEPIMDALMESQPVWASHSTPATERAWEFARAAGLDLKQARAYVDTGAVDKLLEQDVADLKAVGVRATPTFFVNGKPLPEPDPRVLLDMVKSEAERIRQAR
- the cadR gene encoding Cd(II)/Pb(II)-responsive transcriptional regulator — its product is MKIGELAARAECDVQTVRFYEREGLLEAPARESSNHRLYAERHLERLRFIRHCRSLDIPLPEIRELLAFAAAPSQSCAQVDALLDKHIVHVRRRLKALRDLDRQLVALRARCDGDTSHDCAILAAFMDASSESRPACCSADT